Sequence from the Clostridium botulinum BKT015925 genome:
CTATGATATTTTTTTTATCATTCTCAACCTTATTCCCCAGTAACTTTTTAATCTTATCTTTTTTCAATTTGTACTTTTTAGATGTAGCATTTAAGCCATTTGTAAGTACTTCCTTCTCCAGTAACCCAATATCCATTCCCCACACCTCATATTTTTATAATATTTCTATATGTAATATTATACCATATTATTGATTGTGTTATCGCTGAAATTCTAGTAATGGTCTGTGACTTGGTGTACTCTACCTTCTCCCAATAACTTAAATTTAATCAAATATGAGTAAGTACCCCCCTGTATGTAATTAAGCAATAAAAAAAGAAGGTATTATCCTTCTATAATTTTTATATACTTATCTAATGTTGGTCGACTTATATTACACATTCTAGCACATTCACTCTTATTAATTTTTTGTCCTTTAATAATTCAATAGCATTAATAATATTACTTGGAATATCTTCTATGGTTGTTTGTGGTCTACCTATTACCTTCCCCTTGGATCTTGCATTAGCCATTCCACTTCTAACTCTTTGACTTATCATGTTTCTTTCTAACTCTGCAAATACACCCATCATCTTTAACATACCTTCTGTCATTGGGTCTAACTCTTTTGTACAATCAACTACAAAATTTCCTAATATTAATTTAATCTTCTTATCCTTAGCAAACTCTATAATCTCACATAACTGTTTACTTGAACGTGTGATTCTACTTACTTCAGTGGCAACTATAATATCACCTTCAACAACTATATCCATAAGTCTTGTTAATTGCTCTCTATCAACCTTTGTACCACTTGCATACTCAAAATATATATTATCCTTTTCAACGCCTAGTGCTTTTAATTCTCTTGTCTGTCTTGTTATATCTTGTTTTATATTATCCGTTGAACATCTTGCATATCCGTAAATCATATTATTAATACACCCTTTCGTTTACAATCTCTATGAATAGAATATCATATCCTAATCGATTTGTAAACAAAATGGTTGTTTGATTTCATTTACACATTTTCAATATAAAAATACTTTTAAACCCTCATTTGTTGGTTAACTTTCACACTCCTAATTAATGTCTTGTTGTGTAAAGGAAAAGAGATGTTTTTATTTACACGAGTAAGACATAAGTATTTTTGTTTTACTTTTTTCTTGTAATCATATAAATAAGAAGCCATGAAAGGCTTCTTATTTGCTTTTTATCATTCAGTTATAACTTTTTCATCAATAACTTTAATAATAGGTTTTATAACGTAACTATTACTTTTAATCAATTTGTCTCCATTTAGATCTAATTGCTCTATATTAAGCATAAAGTTAGTAGCAGTATCAGTAGAATACTCTCCTATTCCCATAATTGTCATTTCTGTATCCGAATTTGCTACGGGTACAAAGTCTGAGGAATTAGCCATTCTAGCCAATTTACCAAATGGTACTTTTTCCGTACCACTTACACAAGGATGACCACCTGGATTTGGCACTCCTGTAGACCAACAATCAATATAATCATATCCCCTTACAGTAGTCGGTAATTGGACTTTTCCATTACAACTAACTTTATTAAATATGGCTGTAACTTTAATTATAGATTTTGATGGAACTAATATATCTTGGGATGGAATTGTAAACGTAACAGTTTCGGATTTAGTTGTAGTTTGATCATTACTCAAATTAAACTGTGCTGATACTTCTATTGAAGTTTCTACTCCACTTTCCAGAAACTTAGCAGTAAATTTTCCAGAAGCTTTTATTCCTATATTAAATCCTAAAATAGTTTTAGTAGACTGAGTAAAGGTTTCTTCTCTAGAAAAAATTTCAGTCCTCATTGTTTGATCTAAACTAGTTTCATTAATTAATCTAGTGTTTCCAACATACATAGTATTATTTTTAGTAATCGTCGGCTGTCCAATAGGTTTAAGTCCCGACTGACCTATAATATCAAAATTATATTTTCCATTTCTTAATTCATCTTCTACTCTTGAATCTGATCCTTCAATAATGTCCTCACAGTTTTTACTTTGGCAAAAAACACTTGGTAATATTTTATAAGCATCCGCTATATTTTTAATCATAAAAAAACTCCTTATATTAAATTAAATTTAATCACTAATAATTGGTTTTATATTATAACTATCAGATGAAATTATATTTTTATTTCTTAAATCAAAT
This genomic interval carries:
- a CDS encoding ETX/MTX2 family pore-forming toxin, which encodes MIKNIADAYKILPSVFCQSKNCEDIIEGSDSRVEDELRNGKYNFDIIGQSGLKPIGQPTITKNNTMYVGNTRLINETSLDQTMRTEIFSREETFTQSTKTILGFNIGIKASGKFTAKFLESGVETSIEVSAQFNLSNDQTTTKSETVTFTIPSQDILVPSKSIIKVTAIFNKVSCNGKVQLPTTVRGYDYIDCWSTGVPNPGGHPCVSGTEKVPFGKLARMANSSDFVPVANSDTEMTIMGIGEYSTDTATNFMLNIEQLDLNGDKLIKSNSYVIKPIIKVIDEKVITE
- a CDS encoding recombinase family protein — its product is MIYGYARCSTDNIKQDITRQTRELKALGVEKDNIYFEYASGTKVDREQLTRLMDIVVEGDIIVATEVSRITRSSKQLCEIIEFAKDKKIKLILGNFVVDCTKELDPMTEGMLKMMGVFAELERNMISQRVRSGMANARSKGKVIGRPQTTIEDIPSNIINAIELLKDKKLIRVNVLECVI